A section of the Paenibacillus yonginensis genome encodes:
- a CDS encoding 5-methyltetrahydropteroyltriglutamate--homocysteine S-methyltransferase translates to MSESNQTPSTGPRLAPPFRADQVGSLLRTDRIKQARQQKAAGSLSAEQLRLIENEEIARIVEKQKEVGLQAVTDGEFRRAYWHFDFLEHLDGVTGYEAESGIQFQQTQTKAHSILVNGKLGFSAHPMLEDYKFLHSIAGSHTAKMTIPSPSMLHFRGTIDPKVYGDQDEFFHDLAAAYKQALQAFYDAGCRYLQLDDTAWAYLCSEEQKEQLRARGLNPDELSARYAQTINDAVSGRPDDLKITMHICRGNFRSTWISSGGYEPVAETLFGGLNIDGFFLEYDSDRAGGFEPLRYVNRPDLSIVLGLITSKFGELEQADEIKRRIEEASRIVSLDQLCLSPQCGFASTEEGNLLTEEQQWAKLRHVVEIARDVWKG, encoded by the coding sequence ATGAGCGAATCTAACCAAACCCCATCCACCGGACCGCGTTTGGCCCCTCCATTTCGCGCCGATCAGGTCGGGAGCCTGCTGAGAACTGACCGAATCAAACAGGCCCGCCAGCAAAAGGCCGCAGGCAGCTTGTCTGCCGAACAGCTGCGCCTGATCGAGAACGAAGAAATTGCTCGTATTGTAGAGAAGCAGAAAGAGGTAGGCTTGCAGGCCGTGACAGACGGCGAGTTCCGCCGCGCTTACTGGCATTTCGATTTTCTGGAGCATCTGGACGGCGTGACCGGCTATGAAGCGGAGAGCGGTATCCAGTTCCAGCAGACCCAAACCAAAGCCCATTCTATTCTGGTCAATGGCAAACTTGGCTTCTCCGCCCACCCGATGCTGGAGGATTACAAGTTCTTACATAGCATTGCCGGCAGCCACACAGCCAAGATGACGATTCCAAGCCCAAGCATGCTGCATTTCCGCGGCACGATTGATCCGAAGGTTTACGGGGATCAGGATGAGTTCTTCCATGACCTGGCCGCCGCCTATAAGCAGGCGCTACAAGCCTTCTATGACGCCGGCTGTCGTTATTTGCAGCTGGATGATACGGCCTGGGCATACCTGTGCTCGGAGGAGCAGAAGGAACAGCTTCGCGCCCGCGGCCTCAATCCGGACGAGCTGTCTGCCCGTTACGCACAAACGATCAACGACGCCGTTAGCGGTCGTCCGGATGATCTCAAGATCACCATGCATATCTGCCGCGGCAACTTCCGCTCTACCTGGATTTCCTCAGGCGGTTATGAGCCGGTGGCCGAGACGCTGTTTGGCGGATTGAACATTGACGGATTTTTCCTCGAATATGACAGCGACCGGGCCGGCGGTTTCGAACCCCTGCGTTACGTGAACCGTCCGGATCTGTCGATCGTGCTTGGGCTGATTACCTCCAAATTTGGAGAACTGGAGCAAGCTGACGAGATCAAACGCCGGATCGAGGAAGCTTCCAGGATCGTAAGTCTGGATCAGCTGTGCCTCAGCCCGCAGTGCGGATTTGCCTCCACCGAAGAAGGCAACCTGCTGACCGAAGAACAGCAGTGGGCCAAACTCCGCCATGTCGTGGAAATTGCCCGGGACGTGTGGAAGGGTTAA
- a CDS encoding HD domain-containing protein: protein MGIHTYFQSLTDLERIIRCPGKFKFQEHSVAEHSWKVVQYAKTLADIEESHGVLVNWKKLYEITSSHDYGEIFIGDIKTPVKHYSLELRAMLQQVEEGMVAHFIDGHIPEEFKPIFRRQLREGKDDSVEGRILEVADKLDQIYEAFAELQKGNTEKEFVFMYRSALIKIKGIQLHCVDYFLEQILPDLVSEGSRSPIDIEQITKDALAS, encoded by the coding sequence ATGGGGATACACACCTACTTCCAATCGTTAACCGATTTAGAGCGAATCATCCGATGTCCCGGTAAATTCAAGTTTCAGGAGCACAGCGTTGCCGAGCATTCCTGGAAAGTCGTGCAATACGCCAAAACCTTGGCCGATATTGAAGAAAGTCACGGCGTCCTCGTGAACTGGAAGAAGCTGTATGAAATCACGAGCAGTCATGATTACGGGGAAATTTTTATCGGGGATATCAAAACCCCTGTGAAACACTACTCACTCGAGCTCCGCGCCATGCTGCAGCAGGTGGAGGAAGGTATGGTTGCGCATTTTATTGACGGGCATATTCCGGAGGAATTCAAACCGATCTTTCGCAGACAGCTGCGGGAAGGCAAAGACGATTCCGTAGAAGGCCGAATCCTAGAGGTTGCCGATAAACTCGACCAGATCTACGAAGCCTTCGCCGAGCTGCAAAAAGGAAACACGGAGAAAGAATTTGTATTTATGTACCGGAGCGCCCTGATCAAAATCAAAGGCATCCAGCTGCACTGCGTGGATTATTTTCTGGAACAGATTCTGCCTGACCTGGTCAGCGAAGGCTCACGATCCCCTATCGATATTGAGCAGATTACCAAAGACGCGTTGGCGTCTTAA